A DNA window from Sphingopyxis macrogoltabida contains the following coding sequences:
- the zwf gene encoding glucose-6-phosphate dehydrogenase yields the protein MSVSVKVETLLLFGATGDLAQRMLFPSLYNLHVDGLLADTLTIIASGRSKMDRAGCHALVRDALTEHLAADRLDETQIEGFLVRIDYCPVDAGAGTGYDDLAALLGDRLGRPIGAYLSTPPSMFGPIAQGLAAAGIACAECRIAMEKPIGHDLASSREVNEQVGSAFAEDHIFRIDHYLGKETVQNLLALRFANMLFEPLWNAQAIDHVQITVAETVGLEGRVSYYDGVGALKDMVQNHMLQLLAIIAMEPPASVSATAVRDEKVKLLRSLRKLSAADVKAHSVKGQYTSGAVNGGAVAGYADELGQPSNTETFVAIKAFIDNWRWKGVPFYLRTGKRMPQRKSEVLIQFKPVPHNIFARVGTGKLDANSMIINLQPEENIRVKVMAKQPGLDRDGVKLKEVTLDVSLSHSFEGERRRIAYERLLLDFIEGEQTLFVRRDEVEAQWQWIDSILGAWASVDMAPQNYTAGSWGPSSAIALIERDGASWHD from the coding sequence ATGAGCGTGAGCGTGAAAGTCGAGACATTGCTGCTGTTCGGCGCGACGGGCGACCTTGCGCAGCGCATGCTGTTCCCTTCGCTCTATAATCTTCACGTCGACGGGCTGCTCGCCGACACGCTGACGATCATCGCCTCGGGACGGTCGAAGATGGACCGCGCCGGTTGTCACGCGCTCGTCCGCGACGCGTTGACCGAGCATCTCGCCGCCGATCGGCTCGACGAGACGCAGATCGAGGGCTTCCTCGTCCGCATCGATTATTGCCCGGTCGATGCCGGCGCGGGCACCGGATATGACGACCTTGCGGCGCTGCTCGGCGACCGACTCGGCCGCCCGATCGGCGCCTATCTGTCGACCCCGCCGTCGATGTTCGGCCCGATCGCGCAAGGGCTCGCCGCCGCAGGGATCGCCTGCGCCGAATGCCGCATCGCGATGGAAAAGCCGATCGGCCACGACCTCGCCTCGTCGCGCGAGGTCAACGAGCAGGTCGGCAGCGCCTTTGCCGAAGACCATATTTTCCGCATCGACCATTATCTGGGCAAGGAAACGGTCCAGAACCTCCTTGCGCTGCGCTTTGCGAACATGCTGTTCGAACCGCTGTGGAATGCGCAGGCGATCGATCATGTCCAGATCACCGTCGCAGAGACCGTGGGGCTGGAGGGCCGCGTCTCCTATTATGACGGCGTCGGCGCGCTCAAGGACATGGTGCAGAACCATATGCTGCAACTGCTCGCGATCATCGCGATGGAGCCGCCCGCGAGCGTGTCGGCGACCGCGGTGCGCGACGAGAAGGTCAAGCTGCTCCGCTCGCTTCGCAAGCTGAGCGCCGCGGACGTCAAGGCGCACAGCGTCAAGGGCCAGTATACGAGCGGCGCCGTGAACGGCGGTGCGGTCGCGGGTTATGCCGACGAACTCGGCCAGCCGTCGAACACCGAAACCTTCGTCGCGATCAAGGCGTTCATCGACAATTGGCGGTGGAAGGGCGTGCCCTTTTACCTGCGCACCGGCAAGCGGATGCCGCAGCGCAAGTCGGAGGTGCTGATCCAGTTCAAGCCGGTGCCGCACAATATCTTCGCGCGCGTCGGTACGGGCAAGCTCGATGCCAACAGCATGATCATCAACCTGCAGCCCGAGGAGAATATCCGGGTCAAGGTGATGGCGAAGCAGCCGGGGCTAGACCGCGACGGCGTGAAGCTGAAGGAAGTGACGCTCGATGTCTCGCTCTCGCACAGTTTCGAGGGCGAGCGGCGGCGGATCGCCTATGAGCGGCTGCTGCTCGACTTCATCGAGGGCGAACAGACCTTGTTCGTGCGCCGCGACGAGGTCGAGGCGCAGTGGCAGTGGATCGATTCGATCCTCGGCGCCTGGGCGTCGGTCGACATGGCGCCGCAAAATTACACGGCGGGAAGCTGGGGGCCGTCGAGCGCCATCGCGCTGATCGAGCGCGACGGAGCGAGCTGGCATGACTGA
- the edd gene encoding phosphogluconate dehydratase, protein MTDLHPAVAKVTERIARRSRERRAAYLDLMERQREAGTNRGNLSCGNLAHGFAAAGDDKAAIRTGAAMNIGIVTSYNDMLSAHQPYGRYPEQIKIFAREVGVTAQVAGGVPAMCDGVTQGQAGMDLSLFSRDNIAQGTAIALSHAMFEGALLLGICDKIVPGLLIGALRFGHLPQILIPAGPMPSGLANKEKQRVRQLYAEGKASRDELLEAEAASYHGAGTCTFYGTANSNQMMMELMGLHIPGSAFVNPGTKLRQELTRAATHRIAAIGWDGEDYRPLARCIDEKAIVNAAIGLLATGGSTNHAIHLPAIARAAGIVIDWQDFDELSHAVPLLARVYPNGAGDVNHFHAAGGIGFVVRELLGAGLLHGDVMTVGRTMADYAAEPLLVNDELHWQPAPAESRDDTMLRPVAAPFSPDGGMRLLAGNLGRAIIKTSAVAEDRWTIEAPCRIFDDQNQVLTAFKAGELDRDVVVVVRFQGPRANGMPELHKLTPALGVLQDKGYRVALLTDGRMSGASGKVPAVIHLSPEALPGPDGVSGPLAYLQEGDVVRVCAVRGEVVALVDEAEWAARTPAIAPPPALGVGRELFALFRHHADEAEKGGSAMLAAMETIV, encoded by the coding sequence ATGACTGATCTTCACCCGGCCGTTGCGAAGGTTACCGAGCGGATCGCCCGGCGCAGCCGCGAGCGCCGCGCCGCCTATCTCGACCTGATGGAGCGCCAGCGCGAGGCGGGGACGAACCGCGGCAATCTGTCGTGCGGCAACCTTGCGCACGGCTTTGCCGCAGCGGGCGACGACAAGGCGGCGATCCGGACCGGCGCGGCGATGAACATCGGCATCGTCACCAGCTATAACGACATGCTCTCGGCCCATCAGCCCTATGGCCGTTATCCCGAGCAGATCAAAATCTTCGCGCGCGAGGTTGGCGTCACCGCGCAGGTCGCGGGCGGCGTTCCGGCCATGTGTGATGGCGTGACGCAGGGGCAGGCAGGGATGGACCTGTCGCTCTTCAGCCGCGACAATATCGCACAAGGCACCGCGATCGCATTGAGCCATGCGATGTTCGAGGGCGCGCTGCTGCTGGGCATCTGTGACAAGATCGTTCCCGGTCTGCTGATCGGCGCGCTGCGTTTCGGCCACCTGCCGCAGATATTGATTCCTGCTGGTCCGATGCCCTCGGGGCTCGCGAACAAGGAAAAGCAGCGCGTCCGCCAGCTCTATGCCGAGGGCAAGGCGAGCCGCGACGAACTGCTCGAAGCCGAAGCGGCAAGCTATCATGGCGCGGGCACCTGCACCTTCTACGGCACCGCGAATTCGAACCAGATGATGATGGAACTGATGGGGCTGCACATTCCCGGCAGCGCCTTCGTCAATCCGGGCACCAAGCTGCGACAGGAACTGACGCGCGCTGCGACCCACCGGATTGCCGCGATCGGCTGGGACGGCGAAGATTATCGCCCGCTGGCGCGCTGCATCGACGAGAAGGCGATCGTCAACGCCGCGATCGGCCTGCTCGCGACGGGCGGCTCGACCAACCATGCAATCCATTTGCCCGCGATCGCGCGGGCGGCGGGCATCGTCATCGACTGGCAGGACTTCGACGAGCTCAGCCACGCGGTGCCGCTGCTCGCGCGCGTCTATCCGAACGGCGCGGGCGATGTGAACCATTTCCATGCGGCAGGCGGTATCGGTTTCGTGGTCAGGGAATTGCTCGGTGCGGGACTGCTCCACGGCGATGTGATGACCGTTGGCAGGACGATGGCCGACTATGCCGCCGAACCCCTGCTGGTGAACGACGAACTCCACTGGCAACCCGCACCCGCCGAGAGCCGTGACGACACGATGCTGCGCCCCGTCGCGGCACCCTTCTCGCCCGACGGCGGCATGCGGCTGCTCGCGGGCAATCTCGGCCGCGCGATCATCAAGACGAGCGCGGTGGCCGAAGATCGCTGGACGATCGAGGCGCCGTGCCGGATCTTCGACGACCAGAATCAGGTGCTGACCGCGTTCAAGGCAGGCGAACTCGATCGCGACGTCGTCGTCGTCGTGCGTTTTCAGGGGCCGCGCGCCAACGGCATGCCCGAACTGCACAAGCTGACCCCGGCCTTGGGCGTGCTGCAGGACAAGGGCTATCGCGTCGCCTTGCTGACCGACGGCCGCATGTCAGGCGCGAGCGGCAAGGTGCCGGCGGTGATCCATCTGTCGCCCGAGGCGCTGCCCGGCCCCGACGGCGTCAGCGGTCCGCTCGCTTACCTCCAAGAAGGCGACGTCGTGCGCGTCTGTGCGGTGAGGGGAGAAGTCGTCGCGCTGGTCGACGAAGCCGAATGGGCGGCGCGCACTCCCGCCATTGCCCCGCCGCCTGCGCTCGGCGTCGGCCGCGAGCTGTTCGCGCTGTTCCGCCATCACGCCGACGAAGCCGAAAAGGGCGGTTCGGCGATGCTCGCCGCCATGGAGACCATAGTTTGA
- a CDS encoding bifunctional 4-hydroxy-2-oxoglutarate aldolase/2-dehydro-3-deoxy-phosphogluconate aldolase, which yields MTQSIDQIMRIAPVIPVIVIDRVEDAVPMAEALVAGGLPVLEVTLRTPAALDAIAAMKTVPGAVVGAGTVLNQLDLNKSIDAGAEFIVSPGITAGLCKAAIDNGIPFLPGTANASDIMLGMDMGLSRFKFFPAATSGGIPALKALAGPFGGIRFCPTGGITPATAPEWLALDPVLCVGGSWVVPPGPLDPVRIEALAREASALSGH from the coding sequence TTGACCCAATCCATCGACCAGATCATGCGCATTGCGCCGGTGATTCCGGTGATCGTTATCGACCGCGTCGAGGACGCGGTGCCGATGGCCGAGGCACTCGTTGCTGGCGGGCTGCCAGTGCTAGAAGTGACGCTGCGCACTCCTGCCGCACTCGACGCAATCGCCGCGATGAAGACGGTGCCCGGCGCGGTCGTTGGCGCGGGGACGGTGCTCAACCAGCTTGACCTGAACAAGAGCATCGACGCGGGCGCCGAGTTCATTGTCTCGCCCGGAATAACAGCCGGTCTTTGCAAGGCTGCCATCGATAATGGCATTCCGTTTCTTCCCGGCACTGCCAACGCATCGGACATCATGCTGGGAATGGACATGGGCCTCTCGCGCTTCAAATTCTTTCCCGCCGCGACGAGCGGCGGCATTCCGGCGCTGAAGGCGCTCGCGGGTCCGTTCGGCGGAATCCGTTTCTGCCCCACCGGCGGCATCACCCCCGCGACCGCACCCGAATGGCTCGCGCTCGATCCGGTGCTGTGCGTCGGCGGTAGCTGGGTCGTTCCGCCGGGTCCGCTCGATCCCGTCCGCATCGAAGCTCTGGCCCGCGAGGCATCGGCGCTTTCGGGCCATTGA
- a CDS encoding HAD-IB family hydrolase, with translation MPRPQPHLDEVLASEPGSHIAALFDFDGTIISGYSATAMLREKFQRREMSVEEIAETAQVVAQHSLGQLGFSGLMSAAAKFMKGVEEESFVEFGEELYKKHIARKIYPETRAIIEAHQAKGHRVAIISSATIYQIEPTARDLGITDIKCSAYEIEDGVFTGDIIRPLCFGDGKVLAAEELATEYGLDLDQSFFYSDSDDDIELLERVGKPRPLNPNMKLKGIADERNWPVQRFASRGTPSWIDYTRTIYATGSLVGAFAAGLPIWALTRSQREAANFSIGLFGDFATAITGVELEVEDEKHLWSSRPCVFIFNHQSKADVMILAKLIRRDMGGVGKKEIKDIPILGKLMEWGGTVFVDRADGKSAIKAMEPLVDAIREEGKSICISPEGTRTLTPKLAPFKKGAFHLAMQAGVPIVPIVIHNATDVAPKNEFVMRPATVRVTVLPPVDTSKWSARTMNVHVRDVRNMFLRTLGQAEESAEEAVAAEAPPPAAKAAKPAPKKAATKKPPAKKKPPAKKPAAGKGRAD, from the coding sequence GTGCCGAGGCCGCAACCGCATTTGGACGAAGTGCTGGCGTCGGAGCCGGGATCGCATATCGCCGCGCTGTTCGATTTCGACGGCACGATCATCTCGGGCTATTCGGCAACCGCGATGCTGCGCGAGAAATTCCAGCGCCGCGAAATGTCGGTCGAGGAGATTGCCGAGACCGCGCAGGTCGTCGCGCAGCACAGCCTTGGCCAGCTCGGCTTCTCGGGGCTGATGTCCGCCGCCGCCAAATTCATGAAGGGCGTCGAGGAGGAAAGCTTCGTCGAGTTCGGCGAAGAACTCTACAAGAAGCACATCGCCCGGAAAATCTATCCCGAGACGCGCGCGATCATCGAGGCGCATCAGGCGAAGGGGCACCGCGTCGCAATCATCTCGTCGGCGACGATTTACCAGATCGAACCGACCGCGCGCGACCTCGGCATCACCGACATCAAATGCTCGGCCTATGAGATCGAGGACGGGGTGTTCACCGGCGACATCATCCGCCCGCTGTGCTTCGGCGACGGCAAGGTGCTCGCGGCCGAGGAACTCGCCACCGAATATGGCCTCGATCTCGATCAGAGCTTTTTCTATTCGGACAGCGACGACGATATCGAACTGCTCGAACGTGTCGGCAAGCCGCGCCCGCTCAACCCGAACATGAAACTGAAGGGCATCGCCGACGAACGCAACTGGCCGGTGCAGCGCTTTGCGAGCCGCGGCACGCCGTCGTGGATCGATTATACGCGCACCATCTATGCAACCGGTTCGCTGGTCGGCGCCTTCGCGGCGGGGCTGCCGATCTGGGCGCTGACCCGTTCGCAGCGCGAGGCGGCGAATTTCTCGATCGGGCTGTTCGGCGATTTCGCGACCGCGATCACCGGCGTCGAGCTGGAGGTCGAGGACGAGAAGCATCTCTGGTCCTCGCGCCCGTGCGTCTTCATCTTCAACCACCAGAGCAAGGCGGACGTGATGATCCTCGCCAAGCTCATCCGCCGCGACATGGGCGGGGTGGGGAAAAAGGAGATCAAGGATATCCCCATCCTCGGCAAGCTGATGGAATGGGGCGGCACCGTGTTCGTCGACCGCGCCGACGGCAAGAGCGCGATCAAGGCGATGGAGCCCCTGGTCGATGCGATCCGCGAGGAAGGCAAGTCGATCTGCATCTCGCCCGAAGGGACGCGGACGCTGACACCGAAGCTCGCGCCGTTCAAGAAGGGCGCCTTCCATCTGGCGATGCAGGCCGGGGTGCCGATCGTCCCGATCGTGATCCATAATGCCACCGACGTCGCGCCGAAGAACGAGTTCGTGATGCGCCCGGCGACGGTGCGCGTCACCGTGCTGCCGCCGGTCGACACGTCGAAGTGGAGCGCGCGGACGATGAATGTGCATGTCCGTGACGTCCGCAACATGTTCCTGCGCACGCTGGGGCAGGCGGAGGAAAGCGCGGAGGAAGCGGTGGCCGCAGAGGCGCCGCCGCCCGCCGCCAAGGCAGCGAAGCCGGCGCCGAAGAAAGCGGCGACGAAAAAGCCACCGGCCAAGAAAAAGCCGCCCGCCAAAAAACCTGCGGCCGGCAAGGGACGGGCCGACTAA
- a CDS encoding glycerol-3-phosphate 1-O-acyltransferase translates to MADGTPRTEIVAEEAADRLYIIDARNRVERRILLDWIHATAGDLGGDRAPQWASLSIADGDHALDLDQLKARLAGAPGRQVVPLRVAWRIPGFERDRALKFRHLIFGDPRQPGPLRSQFILWRDRRRAQILVGEAATQAALKDRFLAQTGGGDGGEEGGAEYAGFVARQAGLALDVAERGIRGSRYKVPRFVADGLRTSPKFRAALAELSETLGRPVGDLYREARPLMKEVIARPSALFLDLRAKLDRMMFGGYAPEMEADAVELARLRSILREHPTCILFTHKTYIDGATPSRLLYENDMPMLHSFGGANLDIAVMGEFFRRSGMIFIRRSFQGQPVYKVVLRHYIAWLLAKRFPLSWAFEGTRSRLGKLMPPKYGLMKYVLDAAHATGTRDVHFVPFVTSFDLIRDVEEYAAEQTGRNKKPESLSWFLGYMRSLRAPSGRIRLDIGNPVVIDTAPGPDDKRALEKIAFAVAVEANRVTPLTVTSVMCLILLGTAPRGVTATELLATIAAVADWARARGIRLSKELESGDDAALSATVDTLVASGLLTRYEAGSENVYSIDPAKHPMASYYRNIIVHHFLDRAMIEIALFELRDGDSKDATAAFWTKIDRLRDLFKFEFFYPPRDEHRAALQAELERIDPVWDRRLASGDRGVAQLIRRCQPLVGHAILLPFAEAYSVVADLAARARPGDEIDEKALLDAALVEGKQAYLLRRISSEAAIGKLLFANGLSLMRHMGIAGTATPDSLNARRALLMELRGLANVMESMRLATLALADRLPPSGG, encoded by the coding sequence GTGGCGGACGGAACGCCCCGCACCGAAATCGTGGCGGAGGAGGCGGCCGACCGGCTCTATATCATCGACGCGCGCAACCGGGTCGAGCGGCGCATATTGCTCGACTGGATCCACGCGACGGCGGGCGATCTGGGTGGCGACCGCGCCCCGCAATGGGCCAGCCTGTCGATCGCCGACGGCGACCATGCGCTCGACCTCGATCAATTGAAGGCGCGGCTCGCCGGGGCGCCCGGGCGACAGGTCGTGCCGCTGCGTGTCGCCTGGCGCATTCCGGGGTTCGAGCGCGACCGGGCGCTGAAATTCCGCCACCTGATCTTCGGCGATCCGCGCCAGCCGGGACCGCTGCGCTCGCAATTCATCCTGTGGCGCGACCGCCGCCGCGCCCAGATCCTTGTCGGCGAGGCGGCGACGCAGGCGGCGCTAAAGGACCGCTTCCTCGCGCAGACAGGCGGCGGCGACGGCGGGGAGGAAGGCGGCGCCGAATATGCGGGTTTTGTCGCGCGACAGGCGGGGCTCGCGCTCGACGTTGCCGAACGCGGGATCAGGGGCAGCCGGTACAAGGTGCCGCGCTTCGTCGCCGACGGCCTGCGCACCAGCCCGAAATTCCGCGCCGCGCTGGCCGAGCTGTCCGAAACGCTCGGGCGTCCGGTCGGCGACCTCTACCGCGAGGCGCGGCCGCTGATGAAGGAGGTCATCGCGCGGCCGAGCGCGTTGTTCCTCGACCTGCGCGCCAAGCTCGACCGCATGATGTTCGGCGGCTACGCGCCCGAGATGGAGGCCGACGCGGTCGAGCTCGCCCGGTTGCGGTCGATCCTGCGCGAGCATCCGACGTGCATCCTGTTCACGCACAAGACCTATATCGACGGCGCGACGCCGAGCCGGCTGCTCTATGAGAACGACATGCCGATGCTGCACAGCTTCGGCGGCGCCAATCTCGACATCGCAGTGATGGGCGAATTTTTCCGCCGCTCGGGGATGATCTTCATCCGCCGCAGCTTTCAGGGCCAGCCGGTCTACAAGGTCGTGCTGCGCCATTATATCGCCTGGCTGCTCGCCAAGCGCTTCCCGCTGTCCTGGGCGTTCGAGGGGACGCGTTCGCGGCTTGGCAAGCTGATGCCGCCGAAATATGGCCTGATGAAATATGTCCTCGACGCGGCGCATGCGACCGGCACGCGCGACGTCCATTTCGTGCCTTTCGTCACCAGTTTCGACCTCATTCGCGATGTCGAGGAATATGCCGCCGAACAGACGGGGCGGAACAAGAAGCCGGAGAGCCTGAGCTGGTTTCTCGGCTATATGCGCAGCCTGCGCGCGCCGTCGGGGCGCATCCGGCTCGACATCGGCAATCCGGTGGTGATCGATACGGCGCCGGGCCCCGACGACAAGCGTGCGCTCGAAAAAATCGCCTTCGCGGTCGCGGTCGAGGCGAACCGGGTGACGCCGCTGACGGTCACTTCGGTGATGTGCCTGATCCTGCTCGGCACCGCGCCGCGCGGGGTGACCGCGACCGAATTGCTCGCGACCATCGCGGCGGTCGCCGACTGGGCGCGGGCCCGCGGTATCCGGCTCAGCAAGGAACTCGAAAGCGGCGACGATGCCGCGCTGTCGGCGACGGTCGACACGCTCGTCGCGAGCGGGCTGCTGACGCGTTACGAAGCGGGCAGCGAAAATGTCTATTCGATCGACCCCGCCAAACATCCGATGGCGAGCTATTACCGCAACATCATCGTCCATCATTTCCTCGACCGCGCGATGATCGAGATCGCGCTGTTCGAACTGCGCGATGGCGACAGCAAGGATGCGACCGCCGCCTTCTGGACCAAGATCGACCGGCTGCGCGACCTGTTCAAATTCGAATTCTTCTATCCCCCGCGCGACGAGCATCGCGCCGCGCTGCAGGCCGAGCTCGAGCGGATCGACCCGGTGTGGGATCGCCGCCTCGCGAGCGGCGACCGCGGCGTCGCGCAGCTCATCCGCCGCTGCCAGCCGCTCGTCGGCCACGCGATCCTGCTGCCCTTTGCCGAGGCCTATTCGGTCGTCGCCGACCTTGCGGCGCGCGCGCGGCCGGGCGACGAGATCGATGAAAAGGCGTTGCTCGACGCGGCGCTCGTCGAAGGCAAGCAGGCCTATCTGCTCCGCCGGATCAGCAGCGAGGCGGCGATCGGCAAATTGCTGTTCGCCAACGGCCTGTCGCTGATGCGGCATATGGGGATCGCGGGGACGGCGACCCCCGACAGCCTGAACGCCCGCCGTGCGTTGCTGATGGAACTGCGCGGGCTTGCCAACGTCATGGAATCGATGCGCCTCGCGACGCTCGCGCTCGCGGACCGCTTGCCACCATCGGGAGGATAG
- a CDS encoding wax ester/triacylglycerol synthase family O-acyltransferase, which yields MLKQLSAQDAQFLYTQTANNLTHIMGVYIYDPSTAPGGFVRFKDIIRHVESRVDSSPLFKRRLHRLPFDVDHPYWVEDEHFDIEAHMSHARLPEPGDWRQFTIAVARYFSKPMDMNRPLWDIYIIEGLDRIEGIPKGSFAMLHRVHHAAVDGASGAHAFIAMSDIDAKGTPAIAEPPPAENLGKPPSSAEVVTRAWSASMQSPVKFMNALLKMSPALVSAARKTMMTEGGMTAGVPETRFNVPVGPHKMFDATTVALADVAAIRAKVPGATVNDVVLTTVGGALRKYLAKHKELPKESLVAVAPINLRGKGGKAATPGNQVSAMSVPVRSDIADPLDRLAAIRDYTVEAKEAKAGVSARIMTDLSQHIPGATMAAVARIVTSERFAVRGTNLFISNVPGAQVPLYLAGAQLVQQHGMAPLANNMGLFVATPSYNGRIAFSIISERSVMPDIAFFRECIDESFADLMAAAPKPEKAKAVTEKPKVAVKVAPKPRTKAKTAPKQASKPKAKPVAKGNATGKTRKK from the coding sequence ATGCTCAAACAGCTCAGCGCGCAGGACGCCCAGTTCCTCTATACCCAGACCGCGAACAATCTGACGCATATCATGGGGGTCTATATCTACGACCCGTCGACCGCCCCGGGCGGCTTCGTGCGCTTCAAGGATATCATCCGCCACGTCGAGAGCCGCGTCGATAGCTCGCCGCTGTTCAAGCGCCGCCTGCACCGGCTGCCGTTCGACGTCGACCATCCCTATTGGGTCGAGGACGAGCATTTCGACATCGAGGCGCATATGAGCCACGCGCGGCTGCCCGAGCCCGGCGACTGGCGGCAGTTCACAATCGCGGTCGCGCGCTATTTCTCGAAGCCGATGGATATGAACCGGCCGCTCTGGGACATTTATATCATCGAGGGTCTCGACCGCATCGAGGGCATCCCCAAGGGCAGCTTTGCGATGCTCCACCGTGTTCACCATGCGGCGGTCGACGGCGCGTCGGGGGCGCACGCCTTCATCGCGATGAGCGATATCGACGCGAAGGGCACGCCGGCGATCGCCGAGCCGCCGCCGGCCGAAAATCTCGGCAAGCCGCCGTCGAGTGCCGAGGTCGTCACCCGCGCCTGGTCGGCGTCGATGCAGTCGCCGGTCAAGTTCATGAACGCGCTTTTGAAAATGTCGCCTGCGCTGGTGTCGGCGGCGCGCAAGACGATGATGACCGAGGGCGGGATGACCGCGGGTGTCCCTGAAACGCGTTTCAACGTGCCCGTCGGGCCGCACAAGATGTTCGACGCGACGACGGTTGCGCTCGCCGATGTCGCGGCGATCCGGGCGAAGGTCCCCGGCGCGACGGTCAACGACGTCGTGCTGACCACGGTCGGCGGGGCGCTGCGCAAATATCTCGCAAAACACAAGGAACTGCCGAAGGAGAGTCTCGTCGCAGTCGCGCCGATCAACCTGCGCGGCAAGGGCGGCAAGGCTGCGACTCCCGGCAACCAGGTGTCGGCGATGAGCGTGCCGGTGCGCAGTGACATCGCCGATCCGCTGGACCGGCTCGCGGCGATCCGCGATTACACGGTCGAGGCGAAGGAAGCGAAGGCCGGGGTCAGCGCGCGGATCATGACCGACCTGTCGCAGCATATCCCGGGCGCGACGATGGCGGCGGTGGCGCGGATCGTCACCAGCGAGCGCTTCGCAGTGCGCGGCACCAACCTCTTCATCTCGAACGTTCCCGGGGCGCAGGTGCCGCTCTATCTGGCGGGCGCACAGCTTGTGCAGCAGCACGGGATGGCGCCGCTCGCGAACAATATGGGGCTGTTCGTCGCGACGCCGAGCTATAATGGCCGCATCGCCTTTTCGATCATCTCCGAACGGTCGGTGATGCCCGATATCGCCTTTTTCCGCGAATGCATCGACGAAAGTTTCGCCGACCTGATGGCCGCGGCGCCGAAACCCGAAAAAGCGAAAGCCGTTACGGAAAAGCCGAAGGTGGCAGTCAAAGTCGCCCCGAAACCCCGGACGAAAGCGAAAACTGCGCCAAAACAGGCCAGCAAACCGAAGGCGAAACCGGTTGCCAAAGGCAACGCAACCGGCAAGACTCGCAAAAAATAA
- a CDS encoding DUF3336 domain-containing protein, producing MLFTPTLSADRDLVTAPDYIAWAKAAREHDRKSGAQAWRDADESKHFDYRAIRGRLEKLRKLSAAGDVKGLLFVLNEGIHGNIDGMGHERLYQKARFGTKKLIEDYVAEVVAALDKIAMSRGIPREEKRDFFRRAQHCYGRSALLLSGSGSFLFFHIGVVKALWSEGVLPNILAGSSGGSIVAAVVCTRKDSDVGPFLESERLANPARDPEMRRLAPDEVAARLAELIPDLTFQEAYEVSGRHLNVSVAPAEKHQNGRLLNAITAPNVLIREAVLASCAVPGVFPPVMLMARDESGQRVPYQPDRRWVDGSVTHDIPTKRLERLYGVNHHIVSQANPLALPFATDTRKQMAPIEAIQHASMATFKAWLNANMVIFQKPLEMVPPLNSLANLARSVINQEYTGDINIIRPPKFWSPTKILSDLSREDIDELIDSGMRTAWPKIEMVRTQTAISRALDVILAKIDKAGDDGPGHRSAALKKAVR from the coding sequence ATGCTTTTCACCCCGACGCTCAGCGCCGATCGCGATCTTGTGACCGCGCCCGATTATATCGCCTGGGCCAAGGCGGCGCGTGAGCATGACCGGAAATCGGGCGCGCAGGCGTGGCGCGACGCCGACGAAAGCAAGCATTTCGATTACAGGGCGATCCGCGGTCGCCTCGAAAAACTGCGCAAGCTGTCGGCGGCCGGTGACGTCAAGGGGCTGCTCTTCGTGCTCAACGAGGGCATCCACGGCAATATCGACGGCATGGGGCACGAGCGGCTGTACCAGAAGGCGCGCTTCGGCACGAAAAAGCTGATCGAGGATTATGTCGCCGAGGTCGTTGCGGCGCTCGACAAGATCGCGATGTCGCGTGGCATCCCGCGCGAGGAAAAGCGCGATTTCTTCCGCCGCGCCCAGCATTGCTACGGCCGCTCGGCGCTGCTGCTGTCGGGCTCGGGCAGCTTCCTCTTCTTCCATATCGGCGTCGTCAAGGCGCTCTGGAGCGAAGGCGTGCTGCCGAACATCCTTGCCGGATCGAGCGGCGGGTCGATCGTCGCTGCGGTCGTCTGCACCCGAAAGGACAGCGACGTCGGCCCCTTCCTCGAAAGCGAGCGCCTCGCCAACCCGGCGCGCGATCCCGAGATGCGGCGGCTCGCGCCCGACGAGGTTGCGGCGCGGCTTGCCGAACTGATCCCCGACCTGACCTTTCAGGAGGCTTATGAAGTCAGCGGCCGCCACCTCAACGTGTCGGTCGCGCCCGCCGAAAAGCACCAGAACGGCCGGCTGCTCAACGCGATCACCGCGCCCAATGTGCTGATCCGCGAGGCAGTGCTCGCGTCGTGCGCGGTGCCCGGGGTCTTTCCGCCGGTGATGCTGATGGCGCGCGACGAAAGCGGCCAGCGCGTGCCCTACCAGCCCGACCGGCGCTGGGTCGACGGATCGGTCACGCACGACATCCCGACCAAGCGGCTCGAACGGCTTTATGGCGTCAACCACCATATCGTCAGCCAGGCGAACCCGCTCGCGCTGCCCTTCGCGACCGACACGCGCAAGCAGATGGCGCCGATCGAGGCGATCCAGCACGCGTCGATGGCGACCTTCAAGGCGTGGCTCAATGCCAATATGGTGATTTTCCAGAAACCGCTGGAAATGGTGCCGCCGCTCAACAGCCTCGCCAACCTCGCACGCTCGGTGATCAATCAGGAATATACCGGCGACATCAACATCATCCGCCCGCCCAAATTCTGGTCGCCGACGAAAATCCTGTCCGACCTGTCGCGCGAGGACATCGACGAGCTGATCGACAGCGGGATGCGTACAGCGTGGCCGAAGATCGAGATGGTGCGGACGCAGACCGCGATCAGCCGCGCGCTCGACGTCATTCTCGCCAAGATCGACAAGGCGGGCGATGACGGCCCCGGTCACCGCAGCGCGGCGCTGAAAAAGGCGGTGCGCTGA